The Doryrhamphus excisus isolate RoL2022-K1 chromosome 1, RoL_Dexc_1.0, whole genome shotgun sequence genome includes a window with the following:
- the LOC131140679 gene encoding rho-related GTP-binding protein RhoU-like, whose product MLSKVQVYMFYMSRREVRAMLPPDVSGHKPRRRSSVVAANVSSLPRRHKSSRDFPLALKRRRSGPVPERRVNCVLVGDGAVGKTSLVVSYTTNGYPARYVPTAFDNFTAVVAVDGTPVRLQLCDTAGQKWGVDDGAINDELDRLRPLCYQNADVFLLCYSVVRPASFRNLTHRWVPEIRRHCPGTPLVLVGTQLDLKEDVQVLIQLAQNQERPVGSEEGRQLAQLLGAAGFAECSALTQKNLKEAFDSAILASIRQTQDGGLSGGGDVRPQRLTLKRKTPDKIKKLSETWWRKIRCLVGEHCDHLTT is encoded by the exons ATGTTGTCCAAGGTCCAGGTCTACATGTTCTACATGAGCCGcagagaggtcagag CCATGCTTCCCCCGGACGTCAGCGGCCACAAGCCCCGCCGCCGCTCCTCAGTGGTTGCCGCCAACGTTTCCTCGCTGCCTCGCCGTCACAAGAGCAGCCGTGACTTCCCACTGGCCCTGAAGCGGCGCCGCTCCGGTCCCGTCCCGGAGCGCAGGGTCAACTGTGTCCTGGTCGGGGACGGCGCGGTGGGCAAGACCAGTCTGGTGGTCAGCTACACCACCAACGGATACCCGGCACGGTATGTGCCCACCGCCTTTGACAACTTCACAG CGGTGGTGGCGGTGGACGGGACACCAGTCAGGCTGCAGCTGTGCGACACGGCGGGACAG AAATGGGGAGTGGATGACGGAGCGATCAAT GACGAGCTGGATCGACTCCGCCCTCTCTGCTACCAAAACGCAGACGTCTTCCTGCTGTGCTACAGCGTAGTCCGACCCGCTTCCTTCCGCAATCTGACCCACAGGTGGGTGCCCGAAATCCGCCGCCACTGTCCTGGCACGCCGCTCGTCCTTGTGGGCACCCAGCTGGACCTGAAGGAGGACGTCCAGGTCCTGATCCAGCTGGCACAGAACCAGGAGCGCCCGGTAGGCTCGGAAGAAGGCCGGCAGCTGGCTCAGCTGCTGGGCGCCGCTGGTTTCGCTGAGTGCTCGGCGCTGACCCAGAAGAACCTGAAGGAGGCGTTTGATTCGGCTATTTTGGCCAGCATCCGTCAgacacaagatggcggcctcAGTGGCGGTGGCGACGTGCGGCCGCAGAGACTCACCCTGAAGAGGAAGACTCCAGACAAGATCAAGAAGCTCTCAGAAACATGGTGGAGGAAGATCCGATGTCTGGTAGGAGAACACTGTGATCACCTGACGACTTGA
- the dla gene encoding delta-like protein A — protein MMYLLKMLLSLAVASMLLCQGFCSGVFELKLQEFLNKKGVQGNKNCCGRGAPGSSFQQCECKTFFRVCLKHYQPNASPEPPCTYGGAVTPVLGSNSFQVPDVIPENSFSNPIRINFGFTWPGTFSLIIEALHTDNNDDLSTENPDRVISTMTTQRHLTVGEDWSQDLHTAGRTELKYSYRFVCDEHYYGDGCSVFCRPRDDAFGHFTCGERGEIVCDAGWKGQYCTEPICLPGCDDEHGFCEKPGECKCRVGFKGRYCDECIRYPGCLHGTCQQPWQCNCQEGWGGLFCNQDLNYCTHHKPCMNGATCSNTGQGSYTCSCRPGFTGASCEVQVNECAGNPCRNGGSCTDLENTYTCTCPHGFYGNNCELSAMTCADGPCSNGGRCSDNPDGGYFCQCPTGYAGFNCEKKIDHCTSGPCSNGARCVDLVNSYLCQCPDGFTGMNCDHAGDECSLYPCQNGGTCQEGINGYTCTCPPGYTGQNCSSPISRCEHNPCHNGATCHERNNRYVCACVPGYGGRNCQFLLPEHAAIRGSEVPWMAVGSGVALVLLLLAGCAVLVGFFRSKSQRGDPVEVVGDGETINNITNNCQRSDRDLAISVAPTPAVKNINKKMDLCGSDPDEGTSPDRRSYKTRQPLSDCNLVHEVNYEQAAKEAMLEAACEDKCHSLDSFEFEEKHSKRLKCDASEKNIPETSACADNKYKSVFVMSEEKDECIIATEV, from the exons atgatgtatttattGAAGATGCTGCTGAGTCTGGCTGTGGCGTCCATGTTGTTGTGTCag ggTTTCTGCTCCGGGGTGTTCGAACTCAAGCTGCAGGAGTTCCTCAACAAGAAGGGCGTGCAGGGCAACAAGAACTGCTGCGGAAGGGGGGCCCCCGGTTCCTCTTTCCAGCAATGCGAGTGTAAGACCTTCTTCCGGGTGTGCCTCAAGCACTACCAGCCTAACGCGTCCCCGGAACCACCCTGCACGTACGGCGGCGCCGTGACGCCCGTGCTGGGCTCCAACTCCTTCCAGGTTCCGGACGTCATCCCGGAGAACTCCTTCAGCAACCCCATCAGGATCAACTTCGGCTTCACATGGCCG GGGACCTTCTCGCTCATCATCGAAGCCCTGCACACGGACAACAATGACGATCTCTCCACAG AGAACCCGGACCGGGTGATCAGCACCATGACCACGCAGAGGCACCTCACAGTAGGGGAGGACTGGTCCCAAGATCTTCACACAGCGGGAAGAACCGAGCTCAAGTACTCGTATCGGTTCGTGTGCGACGAGCATTACTACGGGGACGGTTGCTCGGTTTTCTGCCGACCAAGAGACGATGCTTTCGGGCACTTCACCTGCGGGGAGCGGGGGGAGATCGTGTGTGATGCCGGATGGAAGGGACAGTACTGCACGGAGC CAATTTGCCTACCAGGCTGCGATGACGAGCACGGATTCTGCGAGAAACCCGGAGAGTGCAA GTGCCGCGTAGGATTCAAGGGACGCTACTGCGATGAGTGCATCCGCTACCCCGGCTGCCTCCACGGAACCTGCCAGCAGCCCTGGCAGTGCAACTGTCAAGAGGGCTGGGGGGGGCTCTTCTGCAACCAAG ACCTCAACTACTGTACTCACCACAAGCCATGCATGAATGGAGCCACTTGTAGCAACACGGGCCAGGGCAGCTACACCTGTTCCTGCAGACCCGGCTTCACTGGCGCCAGCTGTGAAGTCCAAGTCAACGAATGCGCCGGGAACCCGTGCCGAAACGGCGGGAGCTGCACC GACCTGGAGAACACCTACACCTGTACGTGTCCTCACGGTTTCTATGGCAACAACTGCGAACTGAGTGCCATGACGTGCGCCGACGGTCCGTGTTCCAATGGCGGCCGTTGCAGCGACAACCCAGACGGCGGTTACTTCTGTCAGTGCCCCACCGGATACGCTGGATTCAATTGCGAGAAGAAGATCGACCACTGCACCTCCGGTCCCTGTTCCAACG GTGCTCGCTGTGTGGACCTGGTCAACTCGTACCTGTGCCAGTGTCCTGACGGTTTCACGGGCATGAACTGCGACCACGCCGGTGACGAATGCTCGTTATACCCCTGCCAGAACGGCGGAACTTGCCAGGAAGGAATCAACGGCTACACCTGCACATGCCCGCCGGGATACACGGGACAGAACTGCAGCTCACCCATCAGCCGCTGCGAACACAATCCATGCCACAATGGCGCAACGTGCCACGAGAGGAACAATCGTTATGTATGCGCTTGCGTTCCGGGCTACGGCGGCCGGAATTGCCAGTTCTTGCTTCCAGAACACGCCGCCATACGTGGTTCCGAAGTACCTTGGATGGCTGTGGGGTCCGGCGTCGCGTTGGTGTTACTGCTGCTAGCTGGATGCGCCGTATTGGTCGGGTTCTTCCGATCCAAATCACAACGCGGCGATCCAGTCGAAGTTGTCGGCGACGGCGAGACGATTAACAACATCACTAACAACTGTCAGCGCAGCGACCGAGACCTAGCGATCAGCGTGGCGCCGACGCCGGCGgtcaaaaacatcaacaaaaagaTGGACTTGTGCGGTAGCGACCCGGATGAGGGAACGTCCCCCGATAGGAGGAGCTACAAAACTCGTCAACCGCTATCTGACTGCAACCTTGTGCATGAAGTCAACTACGAGCAAGCCGCCAAGGAAGCCATGTTGGAAGCGGCCTGCGAGGACAAGTGCCATTCCTTGGACTCCTTTGAGTTTGAGGAGAAACACAGCAAGCGTTTAAAATG CGATGCATCGGAAAAGAATATCCCAGAAACGTCCGCATGTGCGGACAACAAGTACAAATCTGTGTTTGTCATGTCGGAGGAGAAGGACGAATGTATAATTGCAACTGAG GTGTAA
- the zbtb45 gene encoding zinc finger and BTB domain-containing protein 45, with product MASGTETVHYIHLHNSSQSVLEALRTQRREGLFCDVTVRIHDASLRAHACVLAAGSPFFQDKLLLGHSEISVPPLVPAETVKQLVDFMYSGSLVVLQSQALCILTAASILQIKTVIDECTQIISQRKAAAGAASAAAAAAAAAAAAAAAATGGGMLGGVLPKQEERGGGKGRESSGSCSGGGSLSGGYPNFPNFMVDCAAGLGGNISVSESGPGPMEQANSVSLMALGDIGPGSMCDGDGLGPGAASILMKQSPSCTQDVRYKLRDLLAQTANGAASTGSISASCSSGVGSVDSIGRDSLRGNGTDLSDDLVGMERFSEEEELDGRERGRDADRDRGASHSRKQRQPLRLQVLGGGEGVVVKDEGGQDADGTAFALEDERRDGQQEGHQGHMAGFGQDFYDEQGVFTESFWTQSEPPQAMAFNPRGRVNKPLTPPPTSQSINNQLLFQYPVSQSQPAPFYVGGPMGGMDTMAGTENSQQAPPPTSMTPVPPPTNTATSAITSGPSPSSQGSETSFDCTHCGKSLRSRKNYSKHMFIHSGQKPHQCSICWRSFSLRDYLLKHMVVHTGVRAFQCSMCGKRFTQKSSLNVHMRTHRAERTFQCNVCHRAFTHRTLLERHALQHAPQPQGGRGAGMTSPAKHSPPMGGPSGMAGAGGIVGGMANMPGHGASSS from the exons ATGGCGTCTGGCACCGAGACGGTGCACTACATCCACCTGCACAACTCCAGCCAGTCGGTGCTGGAGGCCCTGCGCACGCAACGGCGCGAGGGCCTCTTCTGCGATGTGACTGTGCGCATCCATGACGCCTCGCTGCGTGCGCATGCCTGCGTGCTGGCAGCGGGCAGCCCCTTCTTCCAGGACAAGCTGCTGCTAGGCCACTCGGAAATCTCCGTGCCGCCGCTAGTGCCGGCCGAAACAGTGAAGCAGCTGGTCGACTTCATGTACAGCGGCTCACTGGTCGTGCTGCAGTCACAGGCGCTCTGTATCCTCACCGCCGCCAGCATCCTGCAGATCAAGACCGTCATCGATGAGTGCACTCAGATCATCTCTCAGAGGAaggcggcggcgggggcggcCAGTGCAGCTGccgcagcggcggcggcggcagcagcggcagcagctgCAGCCACAGGAGGGGGGATGCTCGGAGGAGTTCTCCCCAAACAAGAGGAGCGTGGCGGGGGTAAAGGGAGGGAAAGCAGTGGCAGCTGTTCCGGTGGGGGCAGCCTGAGTGGGGGCTACCCAAACTTTCCTAACTTTATGGTGGATTGCGCGGCGGGCTTGGGTGGCAACATCAGCGTGAGCGAGAGCGGGCCCGGCCCAATGGAGCAAGCCAACAGCGTGAGTCTGATGGCGCTGGGGGACATCGGGCCCGGGTCCATGTGCGATGGTGACGGGCTGGGACCCGGAGCAGCGTCCATACTTATGAAGCAGAGCCCCAGCTGCACTCAGGACGTCCGCTACAAGCTCCGAGACTTGTTGGCGCAGACGGCCAATGGCGCCGCCAGCACAGGAAGCATCTCTGCGAGCTGCAGCTCCGGTGTGGGCAGCGTGGACAGCATCGGCAGGGACAGTCTCCGCGGCAACGGCACAGACCTCTCCGATGACCTGGTGGGAATGGAGCGCttcagcgaggaggaggagttggACGGGAGAGAACGGGGGAGAGACGCTGACCGAGACAGGGGGGCGAGCCACAGCCGCAAACAGAGGCAGCCGCTCAGACTCCAG GTGCTGGGAGGAGGCGAAGGCGTGGTGGTGAAAGATGAAGGCGGTCAGGATGCAGACGGGACAGCTTTCGCCTTGGAGGACGAGAGACGGGATGGACAGCAGGAAGGCCACCAGGGACACATGGCGGGATTTGGACAG GACTTCTATGACGAGCAGGGAGTGTTCACCGAGAGTTTCTGGACGCAGAGCGAACCTCCTCAGGCCATGGCGTTTAATCCCAGAGGACGGGTCAACAAACCTCTGACTCCGCCCCCAACCTCGCAGTCCATCAACAACCAG CTTCTTTTCCAGTACCCAGTGAGCCAGTCGCAGCCGGCACCGTTCTACGTGGGCGGTCCAATGGGCGGGATGGACACCATGGCGGGGACGGAAAACAGCCAACAGGCTCCGCCCCCGACTTCCATGACCCCGGTGCCACCCCCCACCAACACCGCCACCTCCGCCATCACTTCAGGACCCTCCCCATCCTCCCAAGGATCCGAGACCTCGTTTGACTGCACGCACTGTGGCAAATCGTTACGTTCCAGGAAGAACTACAGCAAGCACATGTTCATCCACTCCG gtCAGAAACCTCACCAGTGCTCCATCTGCTGGCGCTCCTTCTCGCTGCGTGACTACCTCCTTAAACACATGGTGGTGCACACAGGCGTGCGGGCCTTCCAGTGCTCCATGTGCGGCAAGCGCTTCACCCAGAAGAGCTCGCTCAACGTGCACATGCGCACGCACCGAGCCGAGCGCACCTTCCAGTGCAACGTGTGCCACCGGGCCTTCACCCACCGCACCTTGCTGGAGCGCCACGCCCTGCAGCATGCCCCCCAACCCCAGGGGGGACGCGGCGCCGGCATGACCTCGCCCGCTAAGCACAGTCCCCCCATGGGGGGGCCCTCAGGTATGGCCGGGGCGGGCGGCATAGTGGGCGGCATGGCCAACATGCCGGGCCACGGTGCCTCCTCCTCTTAG